One Megasphaera elsdenii DSM 20460 genomic window carries:
- a CDS encoding prenyltransferase, which translates to MEQQHCLTPKLAVRLAAPHTWLASVYPAVFGELYCLLKGYPLTGTLAITLFWACVFMQSAVNTLNDYFDFVKGTDTADDNVEVSDAVLVYENIKPGQALALGLGYLVAAGLLALPALVTAGPAPLIIGVIGAIAVWTYSGGILPISYLPIGEFVSGFVMGGLIPMGIVAAVSSTFDFSVLPAALPFIISIGLIMMTNNTSDIEKDRQAKRRTLPALLGRTKAVRLYRAAVWIWMALICLLPVWYIGWWGLISPAFFIVFARHTFVNLLQSPLEPQGRVKQMKGIITANLFGNGAYLLALAMVLFGGGTFG; encoded by the coding sequence ATGGAACAGCAACATTGCTTGACACCTAAGCTGGCCGTTCGCCTGGCTGCACCGCACACCTGGCTGGCTTCTGTATATCCCGCCGTATTCGGTGAACTGTATTGCCTTCTGAAGGGCTACCCCCTTACGGGGACGCTGGCCATCACCCTCTTTTGGGCCTGCGTCTTCATGCAGTCCGCCGTCAATACGCTGAATGATTATTTTGATTTTGTAAAAGGCACGGACACTGCCGACGACAACGTCGAGGTGAGCGACGCCGTCCTGGTTTATGAAAACATCAAGCCTGGACAGGCATTGGCTTTGGGACTTGGCTACTTAGTTGCAGCCGGTCTCCTGGCCTTGCCGGCACTGGTCACAGCCGGACCGGCGCCGCTGATCATCGGCGTCATCGGAGCCATCGCCGTATGGACCTATTCCGGTGGTATCCTGCCGATATCCTATCTGCCGATTGGCGAGTTCGTTTCGGGCTTTGTCATGGGCGGCCTCATCCCTATGGGAATTGTCGCCGCCGTAAGCAGTACCTTCGATTTTTCCGTTTTGCCTGCGGCTCTGCCCTTCATCATCAGTATCGGTCTCATCATGATGACCAATAATACGAGTGATATTGAAAAGGACAGGCAGGCCAAGCGCCGGACCTTACCGGCACTCTTGGGAAGGACTAAGGCTGTCCGCCTGTACCGGGCTGCCGTATGGATCTGGATGGCACTCATCTGCCTCCTGCCCGTATGGTATATCGGTTGGTGGGGCCTCATCAGCCCGGCTTTCTTTATCGTGTTTGCCCGACATACCTTTGTCAATCTGCTTCAGTCGCCTCTGGAACCGCAGGGGCGGGTGAAACAGATGAAAGGCATCATCACTGCCAACCTCTTTGGCAACGGTGCCTATCTGTTAGCACTCGCGATGGTCCTCTTCGGAGGTGGTACCTTTGGCTGA
- a CDS encoding ubiquinone/menaquinone biosynthesis methyltransferase: MVPLAELSKREKVYRVFQQISQTYDSANGRISLGMESRWKDCLIEAVCEQAAKGSRVLDVCSGTGDIAISLAAHRPDLKVTGLDFSPAMLDVARKKGTPLANVVWQEGDAMNLPFEDNTFSAACISFGLRNTSDYLRVLQEMARVVVPGGWVYCLDSFVPDSLVIRPFYSVYFRYVMPLLGGGFRHRQEYTWLWRSTQDFLRKKELLDLFGQAGLIDRQMKSRLFGACVLHKGKKPAVE, encoded by the coding sequence GTGGTACCTTTGGCTGAGCTTTCAAAACGGGAGAAGGTATATCGTGTATTCCAGCAGATTTCCCAGACCTATGACAGCGCCAATGGCCGCATCAGTCTTGGCATGGAAAGTCGTTGGAAGGACTGCCTCATCGAAGCTGTCTGTGAGCAGGCAGCGAAAGGCAGCCGTGTCCTGGATGTGTGCAGTGGCACTGGGGACATCGCTATTTCCCTGGCAGCGCATCGGCCGGATCTCAAGGTCACAGGCCTTGACTTTTCCCCGGCTATGCTCGACGTAGCCCGTAAAAAAGGCACGCCGCTGGCGAACGTTGTCTGGCAGGAAGGCGATGCCATGAACCTGCCTTTTGAGGATAATACCTTTTCGGCAGCCTGTATCTCCTTCGGGCTTCGCAACACCTCGGACTACCTGCGCGTCCTGCAGGAAATGGCCCGCGTCGTCGTTCCCGGCGGCTGGGTATATTGTCTCGACTCCTTTGTCCCCGATTCTCTGGTCATCCGGCCCTTTTATTCGGTGTACTTCCGGTATGTCATGCCCCTCCTGGGCGGTGGCTTCCGCCATCGGCAGGAATACACCTGGCTGTGGCGGTCGACACAGGATTTTCTCAGGAAGAAGGAGCTCCTGGACTTGTTTGGACAAGCCGGATTGATTGACAGGCAGATGAAAAGCCGCTTATTCGGGGCCTGCGTGCTCCACAAGGGGAAGAAGCCTGCGGTCGAATGA
- a CDS encoding FAD-dependent oxidoreductase, with product MSSEEKFDAIVVGGGLAGSAAALTMARAGLDVMMVERGKFCGSKNSSGGRLYGHSLEKLIPNFAAEAPIERKITQERLSLMTEGGALSFQYGSDKLENLKYPSYSVLRSKFDKWLADKAEEAGVMLTEGFLVDELVVEDGKVVGVMTGGEEFDADVVILADGVNSLLAQQIGMKQELEQKDVAVGVKEVIELGEDVINERFGLTGNDGAAWMMAGDPTGGNLGGGFIYTNKDSLSLGIVTTISDIGRVDVSVPDMVERMKAHPAIAPFLKGGKLKEYSAHLVTEGGLKMMPELVRDGVLVAGDAAAMVVNLGYTVRGMDLAIESGRLAGEAVIKAKNRNDFSAESLSIYKTLLEESFIMKLMKQYQNLPGLLEDHIIFNDFPKMADEFAGMVYKVDGGAPVALPMIALTVLANNGGLANLFDLGKKAWEAM from the coding sequence ATGAGTAGTGAAGAAAAATTTGATGCCATCGTGGTTGGCGGCGGTTTAGCTGGTTCTGCTGCAGCCTTGACAATGGCCAGAGCTGGTTTAGATGTTATGATGGTGGAGCGCGGTAAGTTCTGCGGTTCCAAAAACTCCAGCGGCGGCCGTCTCTATGGACACAGCTTGGAAAAATTGATTCCGAATTTCGCAGCAGAAGCTCCGATTGAACGTAAGATTACGCAGGAACGCTTGTCGCTCATGACTGAAGGCGGTGCACTGAGCTTCCAGTATGGTTCGGATAAACTGGAAAACCTCAAATATCCGTCCTATTCGGTACTGCGTTCCAAATTCGATAAATGGTTGGCTGATAAAGCTGAAGAAGCCGGCGTTATGCTGACGGAAGGCTTCCTCGTCGATGAACTCGTTGTCGAAGACGGCAAAGTCGTCGGCGTCATGACAGGCGGCGAAGAATTTGACGCTGATGTCGTCATCCTGGCCGATGGCGTCAACTCCCTGCTGGCACAGCAGATCGGCATGAAACAGGAACTGGAACAGAAAGACGTTGCTGTCGGCGTCAAAGAAGTCATCGAACTCGGTGAAGACGTCATCAACGAACGTTTCGGCCTGACCGGCAATGACGGCGCAGCCTGGATGATGGCTGGCGACCCGACGGGCGGCAACCTCGGCGGCGGCTTCATTTACACCAACAAAGACAGCCTGTCCCTGGGCATCGTTACGACCATCAGCGATATCGGCCGCGTCGATGTCAGTGTACCGGATATGGTTGAACGCATGAAAGCTCATCCGGCAATCGCTCCCTTCCTCAAAGGCGGGAAACTGAAAGAATATTCGGCTCACCTCGTTACCGAAGGCGGCCTCAAGATGATGCCGGAACTCGTCCGTGACGGCGTCCTCGTCGCCGGTGATGCGGCTGCTATGGTCGTCAACCTCGGTTACACCGTCCGCGGCATGGACCTGGCTATCGAATCGGGCCGTCTGGCTGGCGAAGCGGTCATCAAAGCGAAGAACCGCAACGACTTCTCGGCTGAAAGCCTCTCGATTTACAAGACCTTGTTAGAAGAAAGCTTCATCATGAAGCTCATGAAACAGTATCAGAACCTGCCGGGCCTCCTGGAAGATCATATCATCTTCAACGATTTCCCGAAGATGGCCGACGAATTTGCCGGCATGGTCTACAAAGTAGACGGCGGCGCACCGGTCGCTCTGCCGATGATTGCTCTGACAGTCTTGGCAAACAACGGCGGCTTGGCTAATCTCTTCGATTTAGGTAAGAAAGCTTGGGAGGCGATGTAA
- a CDS encoding ferredoxin family protein: MAKMSVDDKLGFDKFVTDEHESHILINEDYHDEAEIKRLVMACPANLYHYDDGKLVFSHEGCLECGTCRVISGGKGVKSWKHPKGAMGVEFHQG; the protein is encoded by the coding sequence ATGGCAAAGATGAGTGTAGACGATAAACTGGGTTTCGATAAGTTCGTGACCGATGAACACGAATCCCATATCTTGATCAACGAAGATTATCATGACGAAGCAGAAATCAAACGCTTAGTCATGGCATGTCCGGCCAACCTGTATCACTATGATGACGGCAAACTGGTCTTCAGTCACGAAGGCTGCCTCGAATGTGGTACGTGCCGCGTCATTTCCGGCGGCAAAGGCGTAAAGAGCTGGAAACATCCGAAAGGCGCTATGGGCGTAGAATTCCATCAGGGCTGA
- a CDS encoding MBL fold metallo-hydrolase: protein MSVQITFLNHSGFAVETDSKVLVFDYYKDPSGTVKAYSHVGKKPLWFFVSHWHEDHFNSSIGQFGGAQYIVNEDVHLKEIPADKFHAMKLYDTLELGDTTVTQYGSTDEGGSFLVETDGLKIFHAGDLNWWHWLGDTDENNAEAKGNFDREMKHLAGQTFDIVFFPVDARLEGAREWGVTGFLKDVSVTKCLIPMHYFGTPWTPSSAFKQAYPDVPLWIPQHDGDDVIIDGQ, encoded by the coding sequence ATGAGTGTACAGATTACTTTTTTGAATCACAGCGGCTTTGCCGTTGAAACCGATTCCAAAGTGCTGGTCTTTGATTATTACAAGGATCCGTCGGGGACGGTCAAGGCCTACAGCCACGTCGGCAAGAAGCCGTTGTGGTTCTTTGTCAGCCATTGGCATGAAGACCATTTCAACAGCAGCATCGGCCAGTTTGGCGGCGCCCAGTACATCGTCAATGAAGATGTGCATCTGAAGGAGATTCCTGCCGACAAGTTCCATGCCATGAAGCTGTATGACACGCTGGAATTGGGCGATACGACAGTGACTCAGTACGGGTCGACCGATGAAGGCGGGTCTTTCCTGGTGGAAACGGACGGCTTGAAGATTTTCCATGCCGGCGACTTGAACTGGTGGCACTGGCTCGGCGATACGGATGAAAACAATGCCGAAGCCAAGGGAAACTTCGACCGCGAAATGAAGCACCTTGCCGGGCAGACTTTCGACATCGTCTTTTTCCCTGTCGACGCCCGCCTGGAAGGCGCCCGTGAATGGGGCGTCACGGGTTTCCTCAAAGACGTTTCCGTCACAAAATGCCTCATTCCCATGCATTATTTCGGGACGCCCTGGACACCGTCATCTGCCTTCAAACAGGCCTATCCCGACGTACCCTTGTGGATTCCCCAGCATGATGGCGACGATGTCATCATCGATGGGCAGTAA
- a CDS encoding DUF445 domain-containing protein: MASNINGGRRSQIANYILITAAVILLLAYPFQDFFVGGLLTHLAGAALIGGLADWYAVTALFRRPLGISFKTALIPNSKERIAEMARHMIEYEILTVSNMYNVLKHHPILGATLDYLHTEKGFQSAERVFGQILNTFLYTIDMKTVVKAFAGIGGQAIEKVDLAPIMSKAIKIGLRGESGKDFLDFMILNLEELVRSETMKRYVGEIYEASLRQYAKHNILLGWAIKAALKMEVFQPDHVAGLLQDKCLGLLAEAKEENSLQRQQALRYLWKQTDKIEFNEEWRQRIDSYKNRMYNSLVTRPDTKEAWQRYVQDPDRQKRVCKVAANYVINKLESWRESPDQVEQMNRQALAFAARELKRLQVWFGKTAEQEILKYDGNYLAEQLENSVWYDLQMIRVNGSLVGAILGAVIYLVMYAVKGGAIL, translated from the coding sequence ATGGCGAGTAATATAAATGGGGGCAGACGCAGCCAGATTGCCAATTATATCCTGATTACGGCGGCAGTCATCCTGCTTCTGGCCTACCCCTTCCAAGACTTTTTTGTCGGCGGGCTGCTGACCCATCTGGCCGGGGCAGCCCTCATCGGCGGCCTGGCAGACTGGTATGCCGTAACGGCCTTGTTCCGCCGTCCGCTGGGCATCTCCTTTAAGACGGCCCTCATCCCGAACAGTAAGGAACGCATTGCTGAAATGGCCCGGCATATGATCGAATATGAAATCCTGACCGTTTCCAATATGTACAATGTCCTCAAGCATCATCCCATCCTGGGAGCGACGCTGGACTATCTCCATACGGAAAAAGGGTTCCAGTCGGCAGAACGCGTCTTCGGTCAGATACTCAATACGTTCTTGTATACGATCGACATGAAGACCGTCGTCAAGGCCTTTGCCGGCATCGGCGGCCAGGCCATCGAGAAAGTCGACTTGGCGCCGATCATGAGCAAGGCCATCAAAATCGGCCTGCGCGGCGAATCGGGGAAGGATTTCCTCGATTTCATGATCCTCAACCTGGAAGAACTCGTGCGCAGCGAAACGATGAAGCGCTATGTCGGTGAAATCTACGAAGCATCCCTGCGCCAGTACGCCAAACACAATATCCTCCTCGGCTGGGCCATCAAAGCGGCCTTGAAGATGGAAGTCTTCCAGCCGGACCACGTCGCCGGCCTCTTGCAGGATAAATGCCTGGGCCTTTTGGCAGAAGCCAAGGAAGAAAATTCCCTCCAGCGCCAGCAGGCGTTGCGCTATTTATGGAAACAGACGGATAAAATCGAATTTAACGAAGAATGGCGCCAGCGCATCGACAGCTATAAGAACCGCATGTACAACAGCCTGGTCACGCGGCCTGACACCAAGGAAGCCTGGCAGCGCTACGTCCAGGACCCGGACCGTCAGAAGCGGGTCTGCAAGGTGGCTGCCAATTACGTCATCAACAAGCTGGAATCGTGGCGTGAAAGCCCGGATCAGGTAGAACAGATGAACCGTCAGGCCCTGGCCTTTGCAGCCCGTGAATTGAAACGCCTCCAGGTCTGGTTCGGCAAGACGGCAGAACAGGAAATCCTGAAATACGATGGCAATTATTTAGCGGAACAGCTGGAAAACAGCGTCTGGTATGACCTGCAGATGATCCGCGTCAACGGTTCGCTCGTCGGGGCCATCCTGGGCGCCGTCATTTACCTGGTCATGTACGCCGTGAAGGGAGGGGCTATCTTATGA
- a CDS encoding DUF445 domain-containing protein, with protein sequence MTYRQRANTILGLSFVCFIAIFLWWYTHDVSVWEELLFFVIQSALIGSIADWFAVTALFEKPLGFPYHTELLYRHRDEIIDSMTKIISEKLLQPNMWQDKLYQISFIDKLVGWLRGPNGREKFRSVLYEVAQRAYRYAQKGGTQASIASHIRKYLKQQPLVSFFQDRLISLLEDPNSHMFNDAIGLVRELVNSDDFDSLLEKLIIQWREESQHSSMSSLTLTKVLGIVDTHKIARDIKLGIVEWLDQWEQAEGEQREWLCRKLELFLYSMNGQLVFGVQNWQDQFVDSLPIEQWLTATQNSAKDYFTKGDQGKEELKDLLEEQFIHYLEYCRSYPEIKDWLDEQIRRACNVILEHEHSLIAVAVRDVLSSFDKKRFNQFLESKVGEDLAWIRINGAIVGASIGICVFGFLKLYQFTIVPLLRGIVL encoded by the coding sequence ATGACATACAGACAGCGTGCCAATACGATTTTAGGCCTGTCCTTCGTCTGCTTCATCGCCATTTTCCTCTGGTGGTATACACATGATGTCTCGGTTTGGGAAGAATTGCTGTTCTTCGTCATCCAATCGGCCCTCATCGGCAGTATCGCCGACTGGTTCGCCGTTACAGCACTCTTTGAAAAACCACTGGGTTTCCCGTATCATACGGAACTGCTCTATCGTCACCGCGATGAAATCATCGACAGCATGACGAAAATCATTTCGGAAAAACTGCTCCAGCCCAATATGTGGCAGGATAAGCTCTATCAGATTTCTTTCATCGACAAGCTCGTCGGCTGGCTGCGCGGCCCGAACGGCCGGGAAAAGTTCCGCAGTGTCCTCTATGAAGTGGCGCAGCGGGCTTACCGCTATGCCCAGAAGGGCGGCACACAGGCGTCCATTGCCTCGCATATCCGCAAGTACTTGAAACAGCAGCCTCTGGTCAGCTTTTTCCAGGACCGCCTCATTTCCCTCCTGGAAGATCCGAACAGCCACATGTTCAACGATGCCATCGGCCTCGTGCGGGAACTGGTCAACAGTGACGACTTCGACAGCCTTTTGGAAAAGCTTATCATCCAGTGGCGTGAAGAATCACAACATTCGTCCATGTCCAGCCTCACCCTGACCAAGGTCCTGGGCATCGTCGACACCCACAAAATTGCCCGCGATATCAAGCTGGGCATCGTCGAATGGCTCGACCAGTGGGAACAGGCTGAAGGGGAACAGCGCGAATGGCTGTGCCGCAAGTTGGAACTCTTCCTCTACTCCATGAACGGTCAGCTGGTCTTTGGCGTCCAGAACTGGCAGGACCAGTTCGTCGACTCCCTGCCTATCGAGCAGTGGCTGACGGCGACGCAAAATTCGGCCAAGGATTATTTCACCAAAGGCGACCAGGGCAAGGAAGAGCTGAAGGACTTGCTGGAAGAACAGTTCATCCATTACCTGGAATACTGCCGGTCCTACCCGGAAATCAAGGATTGGCTCGATGAACAGATACGCCGTGCCTGCAACGTCATCCTGGAACATGAACATTCCCTTATCGCCGTCGCCGTCCGCGACGTCCTGTCCAGTTTCGACAAGAAACGGTTCAATCAGTTCCTGGAAAGCAAGGTCGGTGAAGACCTGGCCTGGATCCGTATCAACGGTGCCATCGTCGGGGCTTCCATCGGGATCTGCGTCTTCGGCTTTTTGAAATTATATCAGTTCACGATCGTGCCGCTCCTGCGGGGCATCGTGCTGTAG